From a single Nematostella vectensis chromosome 3, jaNemVect1.1, whole genome shotgun sequence genomic region:
- the LOC5513641 gene encoding chondroitin sulfate N-acetylgalactosaminyltransferase 1, whose product MKFRRIALYLLGCICLGLIYQVFIYGSDVVRTQKRSTRNNELSREVPTRIETRRDKHSSDKGVRNLKNNNNNGSRLREGYLRNEIRALRLRLHAKERTIRALRANLAQRELHVTKLENEISQLKSQNDELLAESQNYNKTKSEKMYTDDYKEGSLMNNDKNDIIIPEIVPYSSFGKTHVFESETLPKPKEYMLRSQRRKTVKSGFKHIVEMENLALEMINENGSRRLSMDNIIEGVYRFDINHGVEYEIYFNDSKSKGSVLSARVFRKLSKPQIVLPSLKYKQPNELINLIVPLSGRIERFQQFIDLFIDVCIKRDKHVYLTVVLYGEKDFKIIRRILKDLEDSYNFRKYQLIMRNKQFSRGRALHDGVIYWKGKNPNVLMFFCDVDVTFDEHFLRRCRSYTEPSKQVYYPMVFSLYNPRNVYEDGMIPSPQEQLNIGNQYGYWRIYGYGMTCQYRSDYLRVGGFDLSIRGWGSEDHKLHRMYVAKPEIRIIRAPDRSLFHHYHEKHCDPSLKWEQYRSCLGSKAKTEGTLQQIALQLFKLRDKYNDDTGSDR is encoded by the exons ATGAAGTTTCGAAGGATAGCGCTTTATCTGCTTGGATGTATTTGTCTTGGTCTAATTTACCAAGTCTTCATCTACGGTAGCGATGTGGTTCGGACACAAAAACGATCAACGAGGAACAACGAATTATCACGAGAGGTACCAACGAGAATAGAGACGCGAAGAGATAAACATAGCAGCGATAAGGGAGTGcgtaatttgaaaaataataacaacaatggATCTAGACTTCGAGAGGGTTATTTAAGAAATGAGATTAGAGCACTGCGCTTGAGACTGCATGCGAAGGAAAGGACGATTAGAGCACTGAGGGCGAATTTAGCACAACGCGAATTACATGTTACAAAATTAGAAAATGAAATATCGCAATTGAAGTCGCAAAATGACGAGTTATTAGCGGAAAGTCAAAATTATAACAAAACCAAGAGCGAGAAAATGTATACTGACGATTATAAAGAGGGCAGTCTAAtgaataatgataaaaatgataTAATAATCCCCGAAATTGTGCCCTACTCGAGTTTTGGGAAAACCCACGTTTTCGAATCCGAGACATTGCCGAAACCTAAAGAGTACATGTTACGGAGTCAACGCCGAAAGACTGTAAAATCCGGCTTCAAGCATATAGTGGAAATGGAGAATCTTGCACTGGAAATGATAAATGAAAATGGCTCTCGGCGGTTGTCGATGGACAATATTATTGAGGGTGTATATCGTTTTGATATTAACCACGGGGTGGAATACGAGATTTATTTTAATGATTCAAAAAGCAAAGGTAGCGTTCTTTCAGCGCGAGTCTTTCGCAAGCTTTCTAAACCGCAAATAGTACTTCCTTCATTGAAATACAAACAACCAAATGAACTGATCAATTTAATTGTTCCTCTGTCGGGGAGAATTGAGCGGTTCCAGCAATTCATTGATTTATTCATTGATGTGTGCATCAAACGCGATAAGCATGTCTACCTAACAGTCGTACTGTACGGGGAAAAAGACTTTAAGATCATCAGAAGAATACTAAAGGACCTTGAAGACAGCTATAATTTCCGCAAGTACCAGCTTATTATGAGGAATAAGCAGTTCTCTCGCGGACGCGCGCTGCACGACGGGGTAATATATTGGAAAGGCAAAAACCCGAATGTACTCATGTTTTTCTGCGATGTTGATGTTACATTTGACGAACACTTCTTGCGACGCTGTAGATCCTACACCGAGCCGAGTAAACAGGTTTATTACCCGATGGTATTTAGTTTATACAACCCTAGGAACGTCTACGAAGATGGAATGATTCCCAGTCCGCAAGAGCAGCTAAATATAG GCAATCAGTACGGCTACTGGCGTATCTATGGTTACGGCATGACGTGTCAGTATCGGTCTGACTATCTGCGCGTGGGCGGGTTTGACCTCAGCATCCGAGGGTGGGGCTCTGAGGACCACAAGCTGCACCGCATGTACGTCGCTAAGCCGGAAATAAG GATTATTCGCGCGCCCGACCGCAGTCTCTTTCATCACTATCACGAGAAGCACTGTGACCCGAGCCTGAAATGGGAGCAATATCGGTCCTGCTTGGGCTCAAAGGCGAAGACGGAGGGAACCTTACAGCAGATAGCACTACAGTTGTTCAAGCTCAGGGACAAGTATAACGACGACACGGGTTCGGATAGATAA